The following proteins are co-located in the Desulfobacterales bacterium genome:
- a CDS encoding TraR/DksA C4-type zinc finger protein, with product MRKDIDLEYYKNRLEKRLVEITAQQDTRKSQSGPVELDQGRTGRLTRMDALQQQAMSQATDRLTEFERRRILTALDRMREGDYGYCMICDEEIAEGRLSSDPSILNCITCAQNAESRS from the coding sequence ATGCGCAAAGACATTGACCTGGAATATTATAAAAATCGCCTTGAAAAACGGCTTGTTGAAATAACAGCACAGCAGGACACGCGTAAAAGCCAATCCGGCCCGGTTGAACTGGATCAGGGGCGAACCGGGCGCCTCACGCGCATGGATGCCCTGCAGCAGCAGGCCATGTCCCAGGCCACTGACCGGCTCACGGAGTTTGAGCGAAGACGCATTCTGACCGCCCTTGATCGAATGCGCGAAGGCGATTACGGCTACTGCATGATCTGCGACGAAGAAATCGCCGAAGGACGGCTGAGCTCAGATCCCAGCATCCTGAATTGCATTACATGCGCCCAGAATGCGGAGTCGCGATCATAA
- a CDS encoding macro domain-containing protein, protein MLKKAFNGVEVELAKGDIARQNDMTAVVNAANARLEMGGGVAGALHMAAGPGLAEECRPMAPIKPGEAVISGGHNLPNKYVIHCLGPIYGRDEPADKLLADCYCNALKLADEHKIDAIAFPAISTGAFGFPLKEAARIALQVIRDQAPQLEYVKKIRLVLYSQSDYEAYEELMG, encoded by the coding sequence ATGTTGAAAAAAGCATTTAACGGGGTTGAAGTGGAATTGGCAAAGGGGGATATTGCCCGCCAAAACGACATGACCGCCGTTGTCAATGCCGCCAATGCGCGGCTTGAAATGGGAGGCGGCGTGGCCGGTGCGCTTCACATGGCCGCCGGTCCCGGACTGGCTGAAGAGTGCCGGCCAATGGCGCCCATCAAGCCGGGCGAAGCCGTTATATCCGGCGGCCATAATTTGCCCAACAAATATGTCATTCACTGTCTGGGGCCGATATACGGCAGGGATGAGCCGGCGGATAAGCTGCTGGCCGATTGTTATTGCAATGCGCTGAAACTGGCTGATGAACACAAAATTGATGCCATTGCATTCCCGGCGATTTCGACAGGGGCGTTTGGTTTCCCATTAAAAGAAGCCGCCCGGATAGCCCTGCAGGTCATCCGGGATCAGGCCCCGCAGCTTGAATACGTTAAAAAAATCCGGCTGGTTCTCTATAGCCAATCGGATTACGAAGCCTACGAAGAATTAATGGGCTGA
- a CDS encoding class I SAM-dependent methyltransferase: MTDCKLCGRSEISKITAAAKTYYHCAHCSLIFIDETGLPGPEAERKRYLEHHNTHENDGYVKMLTEFLNHLVTPYLQNIFTALDFGCGPTPVLADLLAKRGLTADVYDPYFYPEATYKMKSYDLITATEVFEHLSDPYWELSTLKDHLNAGGYLAVRTMFHPGPEKFAGWWYHRDPTHVCFYNSDTFDWIAAHFALRIVFRDGKKFCLFQNGGDSSSKDF, translated from the coding sequence ATGACAGACTGCAAACTCTGCGGAAGATCAGAAATATCGAAAATAACGGCAGCCGCCAAAACCTATTACCACTGCGCCCACTGCAGTCTGATCTTTATTGATGAGACCGGCCTGCCCGGGCCTGAGGCTGAGCGCAAACGTTACCTGGAGCATCATAACACCCATGAAAATGACGGGTATGTGAAGATGCTGACTGAATTTCTCAATCATCTGGTGACACCATACTTACAAAACATTTTTACTGCGCTCGACTTCGGCTGCGGGCCCACGCCGGTACTTGCTGATTTGCTGGCGAAGAGAGGCTTGACAGCGGATGTGTATGATCCCTATTTTTATCCTGAAGCAACCTATAAAATGAAAAGCTATGACTTAATCACCGCCACGGAAGTTTTTGAGCATCTCAGCGATCCCTACTGGGAATTGAGTACGCTGAAAGATCATTTAAATGCGGGGGGATATCTGGCGGTTCGCACGATGTTTCATCCCGGCCCGGAAAAATTCGCCGGGTGGTGGTATCACCGCGACCCCACGCATGTTTGTTTTTACAATTCAGACACATTTGACTGGATCGCGGCGCATTTTGCCTTAAGGATCGTATTCAGGGACGGAAAAAAATTCTGCCTGTTCCAGAATGGCGGGGACAGCAGTTCCAAAGACTTCTAA
- a CDS encoding AAA family ATPase — protein sequence MISIPDYEIIEKIRSGPGFTRLTGRHINSPQPVVCHFFPLPHAIMAGGEAVSKAYDALPHIRSHHVMAVHAVQKIAEGPETGILLIMAPAPAESLSAFITQTDLSLVDRLAIAMQLAAAVNDMHQAGFIHKGLTLEGIAVDPDEQTIKVFDFAPPALMGSPSRLFHNPNMLEANLPEHHLAYISPEQTGRMNRQVDFRTDFYSLGIILYTLFTGSLPFAPAGPEKLIHDHVAKQPLPPNQLQPEIPGPISEIIMKLLAKDPEDRYQSAYGLQADLACCYDRLAEVGRMESAFTPGNNDAPEVLILPDRLFGRDGLMQRLKVEYQRVQRADAAMVLIAGAAGMGKTRLMKDFAAFVTGMEGYFLKGRCEPLEQKIPYSPIIQAFSDMIRQILTQTPDAVATWRRRIEQALGNNARLIVDMIPELAYIIGQPEAVSDLSPADALNRFNITFENFFRAFAAEAHPLVVFIDDMQWADAATLHQMEAFFTEGASRYILFVGAYRHTEIRYTHPLPQTIDAIRRKNVRLTEMTLDPLTEADIAQMITASLKKTMADAASLAGPVHRQTGGNPDSARQLLARLYAEGLLVFDFEKGVWQWDLEYIRSRSMAYRPGDSLDQDIKNLPEHTLAVLKLAACIGERFDLAVLAQIAEKNAIDAAFDLWPAVEAGFITGARDSDQPLRNLLIRYLPPQLTEAEEAGVAAENIRLMFRHNNVRQIVYAMLPADQREALHLKIGRHLLAALADDELPHHIYQVINHFNRGAVQIKEEEKLRLARLNLMAGQKAVGSHAYTQALEYFSTGAAALSESAWQSHYSLMFALVKGRMTCEYFTQDFDAAEERFQVLMARAVSDTDRAEIYMQKMIMLASLARHEEALKIGLAGLRLLDVRLPAAAGRISVLKNMLTTQSKVKRYRTEELLNLPQINDRRLLLVMNLLANLCFSAFLCSPYAAIVASLKAIELTLKHGNSTASPFGFMIYGASLCAIFKNYAIGRKFGDLALTANERFGTPALVPKLLLLYGGGISIWTEHLHKGLDIHRRGVKTALETGDPNYAVYHIQSVLIVLIASGAPLDTVSAECERYFHFVKNSGDAGALNYLWSVRYYLHGLRGGAADAPEAAAFEFDEARHVAKMEADGIQIILLRHLLLKLRLFYTMGNIKGALIAAKAGEKLLHYHLGTLIVPEFHFFHALALAAACPAGKPPRRHLSRRKIKGFLGRLYALSRQCPENFEHKYLLAAAEYERINGRDRTAMAFYHQAGRSARENGFIQFHALANELAAKFYKGLQLDDIARNCLTLARDGYRKWGAHEKVRALENAFPEIPAGKLPDKTLPAFDTLDFSAVICSLQTISTDIVFEDLLKSLLPIMLENAGATKTQFLTIRSDQMYLEAEHTVNSRETRVFASVLADSRAEFFLPVLNYVRQTGQLMVLEDASRQADYSGHPYMDKHRPRSVLCLPVRRQTRLVALLYLENRLAPAVFTPARTDILELLASQAAISLENARLYENVRQKERALRQLSQQREDESLQYQSQLRSLSSQLSLTEERERRRIATQLHDRIGHALTNASMRLSRLRNPPVSEDDAKRLTDEVHGLIEQSIQDTQTLTFELSPPILYDLGLEAAIDWLAEQTQSQHGITVNCVDDMAPKPIDESLRVLLFQAARELLFNVVKHARASQATISISREGEYVSVTIEDDGVGFNPGRARQRQGRKGGFGLFSIQERLAHQGGRLEVHSEPGKGARFNLISPMKAME from the coding sequence ATGATCTCCATTCCGGATTATGAAATCATCGAAAAAATCCGATCCGGCCCGGGTTTCACCCGGCTGACCGGGCGGCATATCAACAGCCCCCAACCGGTTGTATGCCATTTTTTTCCCTTGCCCCATGCAATTATGGCCGGCGGCGAAGCCGTTTCAAAAGCCTATGATGCCCTGCCGCATATCCGCTCACATCACGTAATGGCCGTACATGCGGTTCAAAAAATCGCCGAGGGACCGGAAACCGGCATTCTGCTGATCATGGCGCCCGCACCGGCGGAATCGCTCTCTGCATTTATCACGCAGACGGATCTTTCCCTTGTTGACCGGCTGGCAATCGCCATGCAGCTGGCTGCCGCCGTAAATGATATGCACCAGGCGGGCTTTATCCATAAGGGCCTGACGCTTGAGGGGATTGCCGTTGATCCGGACGAACAAACCATTAAAGTTTTCGATTTTGCGCCGCCGGCACTAATGGGATCGCCGTCCCGGCTTTTCCATAATCCGAATATGCTGGAGGCGAACCTGCCCGAACATCACCTGGCCTATATATCCCCTGAGCAGACCGGCCGGATGAACCGGCAGGTCGATTTTCGAACCGATTTTTATTCCCTGGGCATTATCCTCTATACCCTCTTTACAGGGAGCCTGCCGTTTGCCCCCGCCGGCCCGGAGAAGCTTATCCATGATCATGTCGCCAAGCAGCCTTTGCCGCCGAATCAGCTTCAACCGGAGATTCCCGGCCCGATTTCGGAAATCATCATGAAGCTTCTGGCCAAAGATCCGGAGGACCGCTACCAGAGTGCATACGGACTTCAGGCGGATCTGGCCTGCTGTTATGACCGGCTTGCGGAGGTCGGCCGGATGGAATCCGCATTTACGCCCGGAAACAATGACGCCCCGGAGGTTTTAATCCTTCCGGATCGGCTGTTCGGCAGGGACGGGCTCATGCAGCGGCTTAAGGTTGAATATCAGCGCGTACAGCGGGCGGATGCGGCCATGGTGTTGATTGCCGGTGCCGCCGGGATGGGCAAGACCCGCCTGATGAAAGATTTTGCCGCTTTCGTCACCGGCATGGAGGGCTACTTTCTTAAAGGCAGATGTGAACCGCTTGAGCAAAAGATTCCCTATAGCCCAATCATCCAGGCCTTCTCGGATATGATCCGCCAGATTCTGACCCAGACGCCGGATGCGGTGGCAACCTGGCGCCGCCGGATAGAGCAGGCGCTGGGAAACAATGCGCGCCTTATCGTTGATATGATTCCCGAACTGGCCTATATCATCGGTCAGCCGGAGGCAGTCAGTGACCTCTCACCGGCCGATGCCCTGAACCGGTTTAACATCACGTTTGAGAATTTTTTCCGCGCATTTGCGGCTGAGGCCCACCCGCTGGTGGTTTTTATTGATGATATGCAATGGGCGGATGCGGCCACCCTTCATCAGATGGAGGCATTTTTCACAGAAGGGGCGTCCCGCTACATTCTGTTTGTCGGTGCCTATCGGCACACCGAAATCCGTTATACCCATCCGCTGCCACAAACCATTGACGCCATCCGGCGGAAAAATGTTCGCCTGACCGAGATGACGCTCGATCCGCTCACCGAAGCTGATATTGCCCAAATGATCACCGCTTCCCTGAAAAAAACCATGGCCGATGCCGCGTCACTGGCCGGGCCGGTGCATCGGCAGACAGGCGGCAATCCGGATTCTGCCCGGCAGTTGTTGGCTCGCCTCTATGCCGAAGGGCTTCTTGTTTTTGATTTTGAAAAGGGCGTCTGGCAGTGGGATCTGGAATACATCCGGTCCCGGTCCATGGCCTATAGGCCCGGCGATTCGCTGGATCAGGACATTAAGAATCTGCCGGAGCATACCCTGGCGGTGTTAAAGCTGGCCGCATGCATCGGGGAGCGGTTCGATCTGGCCGTGCTGGCCCAGATAGCTGAAAAAAATGCCATTGACGCGGCCTTTGACCTGTGGCCGGCCGTGGAAGCCGGTTTTATCACCGGCGCCCGGGATTCGGATCAGCCGCTGAGGAATCTCTTAATCCGGTATCTGCCGCCCCAGCTGACCGAGGCAGAAGAAGCCGGAGTTGCGGCGGAAAATATCCGATTGATGTTCCGGCATAACAATGTGCGGCAAATCGTTTATGCCATGCTGCCGGCGGATCAAAGAGAGGCGCTGCATTTAAAAATCGGCAGGCACCTTTTGGCAGCTTTGGCAGATGATGAGCTGCCGCATCATATTTATCAAGTGATCAATCATTTTAACCGGGGGGCGGTTCAGATTAAAGAGGAAGAGAAGCTGCGCCTGGCCCGGCTCAATCTAATGGCCGGTCAAAAGGCGGTGGGGTCGCATGCCTATACCCAGGCGCTGGAATATTTCAGCACCGGCGCAGCGGCTTTATCTGAATCCGCCTGGCAGAGCCATTATTCCCTGATGTTTGCCCTGGTTAAGGGGCGGATGACATGCGAGTATTTTACTCAGGATTTCGACGCGGCGGAAGAACGGTTCCAGGTGCTGATGGCTCGGGCGGTCAGCGATACGGATCGGGCCGAGATATATATGCAGAAAATGATTATGCTCGCGAGCCTGGCCCGGCATGAGGAGGCCCTGAAAATCGGGTTGGCCGGTCTGCGGTTATTGGATGTGCGCCTGCCGGCGGCCGCAGGCCGGATATCGGTCTTAAAGAACATGCTCACCACCCAATCCAAAGTCAAGCGATACCGCACGGAGGAGCTGCTGAATCTGCCGCAGATCAATGACCGGCGGCTGCTCCTGGTGATGAATCTGCTGGCTAATCTTTGTTTTTCCGCATTTTTATGCAGCCCCTATGCGGCGATCGTGGCCTCCCTGAAGGCGATCGAGCTTACGCTTAAGCACGGCAATTCAACCGCCTCCCCGTTCGGCTTCATGATTTACGGCGCCTCTTTATGCGCCATTTTTAAAAACTATGCGATCGGCAGAAAATTCGGCGACCTGGCCCTGACCGCCAATGAAAGGTTTGGGACCCCGGCGCTGGTGCCGAAGCTGCTGCTTTTATACGGCGGGGGCATCAGCATCTGGACCGAACACCTGCATAAAGGGCTTGATATTCATCGACGGGGCGTTAAAACCGCACTGGAAACCGGTGATCCCAATTACGCGGTGTATCATATTCAGTCCGTGCTCATCGTCCTGATTGCCAGCGGCGCCCCATTAGACACCGTATCAGCGGAGTGCGAAAGGTATTTCCATTTCGTTAAAAACTCCGGTGATGCCGGGGCGCTTAATTACCTCTGGTCGGTTAGGTATTATCTGCATGGGCTCCGGGGCGGGGCGGCTGATGCCCCTGAGGCGGCCGCTTTCGAATTCGATGAGGCCCGGCATGTGGCGAAAATGGAGGCAGACGGGATTCAGATTATCCTCCTTCGTCATTTACTCTTAAAGCTGCGGCTTTTCTATACCATGGGCAATATCAAAGGCGCGCTCATCGCGGCCAAAGCCGGCGAAAAATTGCTGCACTACCATCTGGGCACCCTGATTGTCCCTGAATTCCATTTCTTTCATGCCCTGGCCCTGGCCGCCGCCTGTCCGGCGGGGAAACCTCCCAGACGCCATTTGTCTCGCCGGAAGATAAAGGGCTTTTTAGGCCGCCTTTATGCGCTATCCCGCCAATGTCCGGAAAATTTTGAGCATAAGTACCTGCTGGCAGCTGCGGAATATGAGCGGATCAACGGACGCGACAGGACGGCCATGGCATTTTACCATCAGGCCGGGCGATCGGCCCGGGAAAACGGATTCATCCAGTTTCATGCCCTGGCCAATGAACTGGCCGCTAAGTTTTACAAGGGCCTCCAGCTTGACGACATCGCCCGGAACTGTCTGACGCTTGCCCGGGACGGGTATCGCAAATGGGGGGCGCATGAAAAGGTGAGGGCGCTGGAAAATGCGTTTCCCGAAATTCCGGCCGGTAAACTGCCGGACAAAACCCTGCCGGCATTTGACACGCTCGATTTCTCAGCGGTCATTTGTTCTTTGCAGACCATTTCAACGGATATCGTGTTTGAGGATCTGCTGAAGAGCCTTCTGCCGATTATGCTCGAGAATGCCGGGGCCACAAAAACTCAGTTTCTAACCATCCGTTCGGATCAGATGTACCTGGAAGCCGAACATACGGTAAACAGCCGGGAGACCCGTGTTTTTGCTTCTGTTTTGGCGGACAGTCGTGCTGAGTTTTTTCTTCCTGTACTCAATTACGTCCGGCAGACCGGGCAATTGATGGTGCTTGAGGATGCATCCCGGCAAGCCGATTACAGCGGGCACCCCTATATGGATAAACACCGGCCCCGGTCCGTGTTATGCCTGCCGGTGCGCCGGCAGACCCGGCTCGTGGCCCTGCTTTATCTGGAAAACCGGCTGGCCCCCGCGGTCTTTACGCCTGCGCGCACTGATATTTTGGAGCTTTTAGCGTCCCAGGCCGCCATATCATTAGAAAACGCAAGGCTCTATGAGAACGTACGTCAGAAGGAGAGGGCGCTGCGTCAATTAAGTCAGCAGCGCGAGGATGAGTCGCTTCAATATCAGTCGCAGCTTCGCTCCTTATCATCCCAGCTGTCTTTAACCGAGGAGCGGGAGCGGCGGCGGATTGCCACGCAACTGCATGATCGGATCGGTCATGCCCTGACCAATGCGTCCATGCGGCTTTCCCGTCTGCGCAACCCGCCCGTTTCAGAAGATGATGCGAAGCGCCTCACGGATGAGGTTCACGGGCTGATTGAGCAGTCGATTCAGGACACGCAGACCTTGACTTTTGAGTTAAGCCCGCCCATACTCTATGATCTGGGGTTGGAGGCCGCCATTGACTGGCTGGCCGAACAGACCCAGTCGCAGCATGGGATTACAGTCAACTGCGTTGATGATATGGCGCCCAAGCCGATTGACGAGAGCCTTCGGGTACTGCTATTTCAAGCCGCCCGGGAGCTGCTTTTTAACGTGGTGAAACATGCCCGGGCCTCACAGGCCACCATTTCCATATCCCGAGAAGGGGAGTATGTATCGGTTACGATTGAAGATGACGGCGTCGGTTTTAATCCTGGCAGAGCCAGGCAGCGACAGGGCAGGAAGGGCGGATTTGGTTTGTTTTCTATACAGGAGCGGCTGGCCCACCAGGGCGGTCGGCTTGAAGTTCACTCTGAGCCGGGCAAAGGGGCCCGCTTTAATCTGATTTCACCCATGAAGGCGATGGAGTGA
- a CDS encoding response regulator transcription factor — translation MALIKILLADDHKITRDGLRALLEQQSNMNVVGEAENGREAVRLAMDLAPDVVVMDISMPELNGIEATRQIRGDLPETKVVALSMYADRRYVVGMLKAGVSGYLLKNCAFDELVSAIEAVTHNESFLSPRIADTVMKDYTHILEQDETAGVSALSAREREVLQLIAEGLSTRQIAERIHVSVKTVETHRQRIMKKLNAKSVAELTKIALREGLTALD, via the coding sequence ATGGCCTTAATTAAAATTCTTCTGGCGGATGACCATAAGATTACCCGGGATGGCCTCCGGGCGCTTTTGGAGCAGCAATCCAATATGAACGTGGTGGGAGAGGCGGAAAACGGCCGTGAAGCCGTTCGCCTGGCCATGGATCTGGCGCCGGATGTGGTGGTCATGGACATCAGTATGCCGGAGTTAAACGGCATTGAGGCCACCCGGCAGATCCGGGGGGATCTGCCGGAGACCAAAGTTGTTGCCCTTTCCATGTATGCGGACCGCCGCTATGTTGTGGGTATGCTGAAAGCCGGGGTATCCGGTTATCTGCTGAAAAACTGTGCATTTGACGAACTGGTCAGCGCCATTGAGGCGGTGACCCATAACGAGAGTTTTTTAAGCCCGCGCATTGCGGATACGGTGATGAAGGATTACACCCATATTCTGGAACAGGATGAGACCGCCGGCGTCTCCGCGCTTTCCGCCCGGGAACGGGAGGTTTTGCAGCTGATCGCCGAAGGCCTGTCCACCCGCCAGATCGCCGAGCGGATTCACGTGAGTGTCAAAACCGTAGAGACCCACCGTCAGCGGATCATGAAAAAGCTTAATGCCAAAAGTGTGGCCGAGCTGACCAAAATCGCCCTTCGGGAGGGGTTGACCGCCCTCGACTAG
- a CDS encoding alpha/beta fold hydrolase: protein MKKLYTTTIIAVLLSVFILPAAGFAGGSSDTCDTEYPIVLAHGMGASAEILGIVDYWWGIEDALEDEGAEVYITSVNGMDSTENKAWDFWGQYKQILAETGAEKANIIGHSHGTLYTRYAISNLGLGDEVASYTSLAGPHRGSAIADMLMYGLSDDIKSALGGSLDFVYAFVFGDDDPNSLENGYDLCTDYMTDTFNPNTQNVSGVYYQSWAAKAKTSCPSVVLQPTWLTMLVKEGANDGLVSVDSAKWGNFRGVKDAAWYSPGCDHLNMVGHLFGATPGFNAPDFFVDIVNGLKSRGY from the coding sequence ATGAAGAAATTATACACCACCACTATCATCGCCGTATTATTAAGCGTGTTCATACTGCCGGCTGCCGGTTTTGCAGGGGGCAGCTCAGACACTTGCGACACGGAGTATCCCATCGTTTTGGCCCATGGTATGGGCGCATCCGCGGAAATTTTAGGGATTGTGGACTACTGGTGGGGCATTGAGGATGCCCTGGAAGATGAAGGCGCTGAGGTCTATATCACCTCAGTCAACGGCATGGACAGCACTGAGAATAAGGCCTGGGATTTCTGGGGGCAATATAAACAGATATTGGCTGAGACCGGGGCGGAGAAAGCCAATATCATCGGCCACTCCCATGGGACTCTTTATACGCGATACGCCATTTCCAATTTAGGGTTGGGTGATGAAGTGGCTTCCTATACCAGCCTGGCCGGTCCGCATCGGGGCAGTGCCATTGCGGACATGCTCATGTATGGGTTAAGCGATGATATCAAATCCGCGCTGGGCGGGTCCCTGGACTTTGTTTATGCATTTGTCTTTGGCGATGATGATCCCAACAGTTTGGAAAATGGTTATGACCTTTGCACTGATTATATGACGGATACATTTAACCCCAACACTCAGAATGTTAGCGGCGTTTACTACCAGAGCTGGGCGGCCAAGGCCAAGACCTCCTGCCCCAGCGTTGTCCTGCAGCCCACCTGGCTGACCATGCTGGTTAAAGAAGGCGCCAATGACGGACTGGTTAGTGTGGACAGCGCCAAATGGGGGAATTTCAGAGGGGTAAAGGATGCGGCCTGGTACAGCCCGGGCTGCGATCATCTGAACATGGTGGGCCATCTGTTCGGTGCCACGCCAGGGTTTAATGCTCCGGACTTTTTTGTTGATATCGTGAATGGTCTGAAAAGCAGGGGGTATTAA
- a CDS encoding fumarate hydratase produces the protein MIIREIHLDQIKSTIKKLCIEANTSLSENVLNAFREALSQEDSLIGKEIFQQLLANATVAQNEGLAVCQDTGMVVVFMSIGQDVHLVGGSLEEAVNTGVSSGYAEGYFRASTLDPITRKTFNHNSPAVLHTEIVPGDKIKITLLPKGFGGEMMSQAIVFSPAKGIEGVKAFIINCVKEAGGKPCPPGIIGVGIGGTIEKAAILSKKALIRPIGDRNSAPNVAELEDELLEDINRLGIGPQGLGGRITALDVHIETYPTHIASIPVSVNIQCHSIRHKEAII, from the coding sequence GTGATCATTCGTGAGATACACTTGGACCAAATAAAGAGTACTATTAAAAAACTTTGTATAGAAGCAAACACCAGCCTATCAGAAAATGTGCTAAACGCTTTTAGAGAAGCTTTATCCCAGGAAGACTCATTAATCGGAAAGGAAATATTTCAGCAACTGTTAGCTAATGCGACCGTAGCTCAAAATGAGGGCCTTGCTGTCTGTCAGGATACTGGAATGGTAGTGGTTTTTATGAGTATTGGACAGGATGTTCATTTAGTCGGTGGCAGTTTAGAGGAGGCAGTTAATACTGGCGTATCCTCAGGTTATGCTGAAGGTTATTTCCGAGCATCTACGCTTGATCCGATAACAAGAAAAACCTTTAATCACAATAGCCCAGCAGTTTTACATACAGAAATTGTTCCAGGTGATAAAATTAAGATTACTTTATTACCCAAAGGTTTTGGTGGTGAGATGATGAGTCAAGCAATTGTTTTCTCGCCAGCAAAAGGTATTGAAGGGGTTAAAGCTTTTATTATTAATTGCGTGAAAGAAGCTGGAGGCAAACCATGCCCCCCCGGAATTATTGGGGTAGGTATAGGTGGTACAATTGAAAAGGCAGCAATTTTGTCCAAAAAAGCTTTGATCAGACCCATAGGGGATCGAAATTCTGCCCCTAATGTTGCCGAGCTCGAAGATGAACTACTTGAAGATATCAATCGGCTCGGAATTGGCCCGCAAGGCTTGGGGGGACGGATAACCGCTTTAGATGTTCATATTGAAACTTATCCGACTCATATCGCAAGCATTCCGGTTTCAGTCAACATTCAATGTCACAGCATCCGGCATAAAGAAGCGATAATATGA
- a CDS encoding Fe-S-containing hydro-lyase gives MLEEIHLKTPLTDDVIERLYAGTKVLISGELYTARDAAHKRLSKMITSKKELPFDIKGAIIYYVGPTPAKPGHVIGSAGPTSSYRMDIFTPALIELGLKGMIGKGPREEPVKKAIKKFKAIYFAAIGGAGALLSEKIINSEVIAFKDLGTEAIRRLEVKDFPAIIVNDIFGNDLFEQGNNQFKR, from the coding sequence ATGTTAGAGGAAATTCATTTAAAAACACCATTGACAGATGATGTCATTGAAAGGCTTTATGCGGGTACAAAAGTACTTATTTCCGGAGAGTTATACACGGCTCGGGATGCTGCCCACAAGCGACTTTCTAAGATGATTACGAGCAAAAAAGAACTGCCCTTTGATATTAAAGGAGCCATAATATATTATGTCGGCCCTACACCGGCAAAGCCAGGTCATGTCATAGGTTCAGCGGGACCGACGAGCAGTTATCGCATGGATATATTTACCCCTGCTCTAATTGAACTGGGCCTAAAGGGAATGATTGGCAAAGGTCCTCGTGAAGAGCCAGTTAAAAAAGCGATAAAAAAATTTAAAGCGATCTATTTTGCAGCTATAGGCGGGGCGGGTGCGTTACTTTCAGAAAAAATTATAAATTCAGAGGTTATAGCTTTTAAAGATTTGGGCACAGAGGCGATAAGAAGGCTTGAAGTAAAGGATTTTCCGGCCATCATTGTAAATGATATTTTCGGAAACGATCTTTTTGAACAGGGGAATAATCAATTTAAGAGATGA